Below is a window of Pseudomonas eucalypticola DNA.
TCTGTTCATCAACCTGCTCGGCGGCATGGCCATCGGTATCTTCCAGCATGGCCTGAGCTTCGCTGAAGCCGGCAAGGTCTACGCCCTGCTGACCATCGGTGACGGTTTAGTGGCACAGTTGCCATCACTGCTGTTGTCCACCGCTGCGGCCATCATGGTGACCCGCGCCTCCGGTTCCGAGGACATGGGCAAGCAGATCAACCGGCAGATGTTCGCCTCGCCCAAGGCGCTGGGCGTTTCCGCTGGGCTGATGACCATCATGGGCATCATTCCGGGCATGCCGCACGTGTCCTTCCTGATGCTGGCGATGATGGCCGGTGGCGGCGCCTACCTGGTGTGGAAGAAACAGAACCAGGTCAAGGTGGCCGCGGCCGCCGAAGTGCAGCGCCAGCAGGACCTGCTGCCGTCGCCCACCCGTGCCCAGGACACCAAGGAACTGGGCTGGGACGACGTGACCCCCATCGACATGATCGGCCTGGAAGTGGGCTACCGCCTGATTCCACTGGTAGACCGCAACCAGGGCGGGCAACTGCTGGCGCGGATCAAGGGCGTGCGCAAGAAGCTCTCCCAGGACCTGGGCTTCCTGATGCCCACCGTGCACATTCGCGACAACCTGGACCTGGCGCCCAGCGCTTATCGCCTGACGCTGATGGGCGTGATCCTGGCGGAGGCCGAGATCTACCCCGACCGCGAACTGGCCATCAACCCGGGTCAGGTGTTTGGCACCCTCAACGGCATCACCGCCAAGGATCCGGCTTTTGGCCTGGACGCGGTGTGGATCGAATTGAGCAACCGCCCACAGGCCCAGTCGCTGGGTTACACCGTGGTGGACGCCAGTACCGTGGTGGCCACGCACTTGAACCAGATCCTCTCCAAGCACGCTCATGAACTGATCGGCCACGAGGAAGTCCAGCAATTGCTGGCCGTACTGGCAAAAGGCTCACCGAAACTGGCCGAGGAGCTGGTGCCCGGCGTGCTGTCGCTGTCGTCGCTGCTCAAGGTGCTGCAGGCACTGCTGGCCGAACAGGTGCCGGTTCGCGACATCCGCAGCATTGCCGAAGCCATCGCCAACAATGCCGTCAAGAGTCAAGATACCGCCGCGCTGGTCCAGGCCGTGCGTGTCGGGCTGAGCCGCGCTATCGTGCAAAGCATTGTAGGGCTTGAGTCGGAGCTGCCTGTCATCACCCTGGAACCCAGGTTGGAACAGATATTGCTCAATAGTTTGCAGAAGGCTGGTCAGGGTCAGGAAGAAGGCGTTCTGCTGGAGCCGAGCATGGCCGAGAAATTGCAACGTTCCCTGATAGACGCCGCACAGCGTCAGGAAATGGCCGGGCAACCGGTGATCCTGCTGGTGGCGGGCCCGATCCGCGCGATGCTTTCGCGCTTCGGGCGCCTGGCAGTACCGAATTTACACGTCTTGGCGTATCAGGAAATTCCTGACAACAAGCAAGTGACCATCGTAGCGACAGTAGGGCCCAACGGCTGAGGTAGTGGGTTATGCAAGTTAAGCGTTTTTTCGCCGCCGATATGCGTCAGGCCATGAAACTGGTCCGCGACGAGCTGGGCGCCGATGCCGCGATCATTGGCAACCGTCGGATTGCCGGCGGCGTCGAGCTCACGGCCGCGCTGGACTACAAACTGTCCGCGCTGGCACCCCGTGTGCCGAACATGGAGCTTGAGGACGAGCTGCGCAAGACCCAGTCGCGCATCGTCAACGCCCAGGCTGAATTGAGCACCCGTGGCGAGAGCGACGCGGTTACCAACCGGCAGCTGTTTGCCGGGCTGCCGCTGACCGCCGCCGAGCCGCTGGTGGAGCCGACCTTCGACGAGCCGCCGCGCCCCCAGGCTCCGCCTGCCGCCGCGCCGGTGGACCAGCGCCTGTTCGAGTCCATGCGCAGCGAGCTCAATGGCCTGCGCGAGTTGCTGGAAGTGCAGCTTGGCTCCCTGGCCTGGACCCAACTGCAAGGCAGCAAGCCGCAGCAGGCCAATCTCTGGCGCCGCCTGCAGCGCATCGGCCTGTCGGGCCCGCTGTCGCGTGAACTGCTGGAAATGGTCGGCGAGATCAACGAACCCCGTCAGGCCTGGCGCATGCTGTTGGCGCACCTGGCGCGCATGATCGCGACCCCAGACGTGGAGCCGCTGGAAGAGGGCGGTGTGATCGCCATGGTCGGCCCTGCCGGCATGGGCAAGACCACCACCCTGGCCAAGCTGGCCGCCCGCTACGTGCTCAAGTACGGCGCGCAGAACATTGCCCTGGTGAGCATGGACAGCTTCCGCATCGGTGCCCAGGAGCAGCTCAAGACCCTGGGCCGTATCCTCAACGTGCCGGTGACCCACGTCGACCCGGGCCAGTCCCTGGCCCAGGCGCTGGAGCCGCTGTTGCGCAAGCGCGTAGTGCTGATCGATACCGCCGGCCTGCAGGCCAGCGACCCGGCCCTGCGCCTGCAACTCGAAAGCCTGGCTGGCCGTGGCATCAAGGCGCGCAATTACCTGGTGCTGGCCACTACCAGCCAGAAGCAAGTGTTGACTGCCGCTTACCATAGTTACAAGCGTTGTGGGCTGGCAGGTTGTATCCTGACGAAACTTGACGAATCGGCCAGCCTTGGCGAAGTGCTGAGCCTGGCGATCAGTCACGAATTACCAGTGGCCTATCTTACCGATGGGCCGCGCATTCCGGACGATTTGCACTTGCCGCGGCGGCACCAGTTGGTCAGCCGTGCGGTGAATGTGCAAATGCAGGATGAGCCCAGCGAAGAGGCCATGGCCGACATGTTCGCTGATCTCTACCACAGCCCGAGCAAACGTGTTGGCTGAGGTGAATGTTATGAAGTTGTTGCAATCTACCTACATTGTTGGTCTGCCGGGCATTCTTCAAGTTGTTGAAAGCGCAGCCAGTCATGTGGCCTCGGTCTAAGCAAGACAAGGTAAAGAACTAACATGGGCAGCATGCATCCCGTACAGGTGATCGCGGTGACCGGCGGCAAAGGTGGCGTCGGCAAGACTAATGTGTCAGTGAACTTGTCGCTGGCCCTGGCCGAGCTTGGGCGTCGCGTCATGTTGCTGGACGCCGACCTGGGGTTGGCCAACGTCGACGTCCTGCTGGGCCTGACACCAAAACGAACCCTGGCCGATGTCATCGAAGGGCGCTGTGAGCTGCGCGATGTATTGCTCCAGGGCCCAGGCGGCATCCGCATCGTACCGGCCGCCTCCGGTACCCAGAGCATGGTGCACCTGACACCGGCTCAACACGCGGGCCTGATCCAGGCATTCAGCGACATCGGCGATAACCTCGATGTGCTGGTGATCGACACCGCGGCCGGTATCGGCGATTCAGTGGTCAGCTTCGTGCGCGCGGCGCAGGAAGTGCTGCTGGTGGTGTGCGACGAGCCCACCTCGATCACCGACGCCTACGCGTTGATCAAACTGCTCAACCGCGACTACGGCATGAACCGTTTCCGGGTGCTGGCCAACATGGCCCAGAGCCCTCAGGAAGGGCGCAACCTGTTTGCCAAGCTGACCAAGGTGACCGACCGTTTCCTCGACGTGGCCCTGCAGTACGTGGGCGCCGTGCCCTATGACGAATGCGTGCGCAAGGCGGTGCAGAAGCAGCGCGCCGTGTACGAAGCATTTCCGCGTTCCAAGTGCGCCCTGGCGTTCAAGGCCATCGCGCAGAAAGTCGACACCTGGCCGTTGCCAGCCAACCCGCGCGGGCACCTGGAGTTCTTCGTCGAACGCCTGGTGCAGCAGACCAGTGCAGGGCCCGTATCATGAGTGCCAGCGGCTACCGGATGTACAGCAAGGCGTCGCGCGAGTCCCAGCAATATGAGCTGATCGAGCGCTATGCCCCCTTGGTAAAGCGCATCGCCTACCACCTGCTAGCGCGCTTGCCGGCCAGTGTGCAGGTGGAAGACCTGATCCAGGCCGGCATGATCGGCCTGCTGGAAGTGTCGACCAAGTACGACTCCACCAAGGGCGCCAGTTTCGAGACCTACGCCGGCATCCGTATTCGCGGCGCCATGCTGGACGAAGTGCGCAAGGGTGACTGGGCGCCACGCTCGGTGCACCGCAATACGCGCATGGTCAGCGACGCGATCCGGGCGATCGAGGCAAAAACCGGCCGGGACGCTAAAGATCACGAGGTTGCGGCCGAACTCCAGTTAAGTCTCGATGATTATTACGCAATTCTGAACGACACCCTGGGCAGCCGCCTGTTCAGCTTCGACGATTTGCTGCAGGACGGCGGTGAGCATGAAGGCTTGCACGAGGACGGCGCCAGCGCTGGCCTGGAGCCTTCGCGGGACCTGGAAGACGAGCGCTTCCAGGCGGCCCTGGCCGATGCCATCGCCAACCTGCCGGAGCGTGAGCGTCTGGTTCTGGCCCTGTATTACGACGAGGAGCTGAACCTCAAGGAGATCGGCGAAGTGCTGGGGGTCAGCGAGTCGCGGGTCAGCCAGTTGCACAGCCAATGCGCGGCCCGCCTGCGCAGCCGGCTGGGTGAGTGGCGCGCACGGGCGTAAGGGTTTTCAAGGTTCGGGTAGCACACTGTTGCCGGTAAGGCTGATCCCCCCGGGGCCAGCCTGAAACCAGGTGATGGGTGATGCCGGGCTGGATTTGGGGATGCGGCATGGGTATGTTCCTTGCCGCACGTCATGTAGTGCACTAGCCAGATTTGATTGAATGCGCGTCCAGGTGCTGGGCGCGTTTAAGACTGCTTGGAGGTCTAATTGGACAAGAACATGAAAATCCTCATCGTTGACGACTTCTCGACGATGCGGCGGATCATCAAGAACCTGTTGCGTGATCTGGGGTTCACCAACACCGTTGAGGCCGACGATGGCACCACTGCCATTCCGGTGCTCAACAGCGGCAGCATCGACTTCCTGGTAACGGACTGGAACATGCCCGGCATGACCGGCATCGACCTGCTGCGCCATGTGCGCGCCGACGAGAAGCTCAAGCACCTGCCGGTGCTGATGGTGACTGCCGAGGCCAAGCGCGAGCAGATCATCGAAGCGGCCCAGGCCGGTGTCAACGGCTATGTGGTCAAACCCTTCACAGCCGTGGCGTTGAAAGAAAAGATCGAGAAGATTTTCGAACGTATCGGTTGAAGCATTGCGCCACGGGAGAGCTATGGAGCGTAAAGAGTCTTCACTGGGTGACTTCGAGTTCACCCTGAAAAAACACGCCCAGCAGTTGGTCGAAAGCCTGGAAATGGGCAAGTTTGGCGATGCTGTGCAACTGATCCATGAGCTCAACCAGACCCGTGATCGTGGCCTGTACCAGGAGGTTGGCAAGCTCACGCGCGAGTTGCACAGTGCGATCGTCAACTTCCAGATTGACCCGCACATGCCGCAAGCCGAGGAAGTCTCGCAGATCACGGACGCCACCGAACGGCTGTCCTACGTGGTCCGGCTGACCGAGAACGCTGCCAACCGCACCATGGACCTGGTAGAGCAAAGCACGCCGGTGCTCAACGAACTCAACACCGAGGCCAAAAGCCTCAGTGCCGACTGGCAGCGCTTCATGCGCAAGGAAGTCGGCGCCGCCGAGTTTCGCGAGCTGGTCAAGCGGGTTGACGGTTTCCTGGCGAAAAGCGAGCACGGCACCGGCAAGGTGTCGGGCGCGCTGAACGACATTCTGCTGGCGCAGGACTACCAGGACCTTACCGGCCAGGTGATCAAGCGCGTGACCCAACTGGTCACGGAAGTGGAGAGTAACCTGCTCAAGCTGGTGCTCATGGCCAGCCAGGTAGACCGCTTCGCGGGCATCGAACACGACCGCGAACAGCTGCGTGCGGAAAAAGATCAAGAAAAACATCCAACTCGGGGTGAAGGTCCGCAGATTCATGCCGATAAGCGTGAAGACGTTGTGTCCAGTCAGGACGATGTCGACGATCTGCTATCCAGTCTTGGTTTTTAAGGGGCACGTTAAATGAGCTTCGGCGCCGACGAAGAAATCCTCCAGGATTTCCTGGTAGAAGCCGGTGAAATTCTTGAGCAACTTTCCGAACAATTGGTCGAGCTGGAAAGCCGACCCGATGACGGTGATTTGCTCAATGCAATTTTTCGCGGTTTTCACACTGTAAAAGGGGGCGCCGGCTTCCTCCAGCTCAACGAGCTGGTGGAGTGCTGCCACATCGCCGAAAACGTGTTCGACATCCTGCGCAAGGGTGAGCGTCGCGTTGACTCGGAACTGATGGATGTGGTGCTCGAAGCCCTGGATGCGGTGAACGCCATGTTCACCCAGGTCCGCGAACGAACCGAGATTACCCCGGCCACACCGGAACTGCTGGCGGCGTTGTCACGCCTGGCGGAGCCGGCCGGCGCCGACGAAGCACCTGCCGCGGTGGAACAAGCCCCGGCCCCGGTGGTTGAAGAAGTGACCGACTCGGGTGACATCACCGACAGCGAATTCGAACAACTGCTGGACTCGCTGAACGCGGTCAAGGCCCAGGCCGAAGCGCCAGCGGCCGCCACCCCGGCTGCCGACAGCGATGAAATCACCGACGATGAATTCGAATCCCTGCTGGACCAGTTGCAC
It encodes the following:
- the fliA gene encoding RNA polymerase sigma factor FliA, whose protein sequence is MMSASGYRMYSKASRESQQYELIERYAPLVKRIAYHLLARLPASVQVEDLIQAGMIGLLEVSTKYDSTKGASFETYAGIRIRGAMLDEVRKGDWAPRSVHRNTRMVSDAIRAIEAKTGRDAKDHEVAAELQLSLDDYYAILNDTLGSRLFSFDDLLQDGGEHEGLHEDGASAGLEPSRDLEDERFQAALADAIANLPERERLVLALYYDEELNLKEIGEVLGVSESRVSQLHSQCAARLRSRLGEWRARA
- a CDS encoding protein phosphatase CheZ translates to MERKESSLGDFEFTLKKHAQQLVESLEMGKFGDAVQLIHELNQTRDRGLYQEVGKLTRELHSAIVNFQIDPHMPQAEEVSQITDATERLSYVVRLTENAANRTMDLVEQSTPVLNELNTEAKSLSADWQRFMRKEVGAAEFRELVKRVDGFLAKSEHGTGKVSGALNDILLAQDYQDLTGQVIKRVTQLVTEVESNLLKLVLMASQVDRFAGIEHDREQLRAEKDQEKHPTRGEGPQIHADKREDVVSSQDDVDDLLSSLGF
- a CDS encoding chemotaxis response regulator CheY produces the protein MKILIVDDFSTMRRIIKNLLRDLGFTNTVEADDGTTAIPVLNSGSIDFLVTDWNMPGMTGIDLLRHVRADEKLKHLPVLMVTAEAKREQIIEAAQAGVNGYVVKPFTAVALKEKIEKIFERIG
- the flhF gene encoding flagellar biosynthesis protein FlhF; the encoded protein is MQVKRFFAADMRQAMKLVRDELGADAAIIGNRRIAGGVELTAALDYKLSALAPRVPNMELEDELRKTQSRIVNAQAELSTRGESDAVTNRQLFAGLPLTAAEPLVEPTFDEPPRPQAPPAAAPVDQRLFESMRSELNGLRELLEVQLGSLAWTQLQGSKPQQANLWRRLQRIGLSGPLSRELLEMVGEINEPRQAWRMLLAHLARMIATPDVEPLEEGGVIAMVGPAGMGKTTTLAKLAARYVLKYGAQNIALVSMDSFRIGAQEQLKTLGRILNVPVTHVDPGQSLAQALEPLLRKRVVLIDTAGLQASDPALRLQLESLAGRGIKARNYLVLATTSQKQVLTAAYHSYKRCGLAGCILTKLDESASLGEVLSLAISHELPVAYLTDGPRIPDDLHLPRRHQLVSRAVNVQMQDEPSEEAMADMFADLYHSPSKRVG
- the fleN gene encoding flagellar synthesis regulator FleN: MGSMHPVQVIAVTGGKGGVGKTNVSVNLSLALAELGRRVMLLDADLGLANVDVLLGLTPKRTLADVIEGRCELRDVLLQGPGGIRIVPAASGTQSMVHLTPAQHAGLIQAFSDIGDNLDVLVIDTAAGIGDSVVSFVRAAQEVLLVVCDEPTSITDAYALIKLLNRDYGMNRFRVLANMAQSPQEGRNLFAKLTKVTDRFLDVALQYVGAVPYDECVRKAVQKQRAVYEAFPRSKCALAFKAIAQKVDTWPLPANPRGHLEFFVERLVQQTSAGPVS
- the flhA gene encoding flagellar biosynthesis protein FlhA codes for the protein MDRTQLLNTARSNLVGLGRGSLGVPLLLLIMLAMMMLPVPPFLLDVFFTFNIALSIVVLLVCVYAMRPLDFAVFPTILLVATLLRLALNVASTRVVMLHGHDGHQAAGKVIQAFGEVVIGGNYVVGAVVFAILMIINFVVVTKGAGRISEVSARFTLDAMPGKQMAIDADLNAGLIDQAQAKLRRLEVAQEAEFYGSMDGASKFVRGDAIAGLLILFINLLGGMAIGIFQHGLSFAEAGKVYALLTIGDGLVAQLPSLLLSTAAAIMVTRASGSEDMGKQINRQMFASPKALGVSAGLMTIMGIIPGMPHVSFLMLAMMAGGGAYLVWKKQNQVKVAAAAEVQRQQDLLPSPTRAQDTKELGWDDVTPIDMIGLEVGYRLIPLVDRNQGGQLLARIKGVRKKLSQDLGFLMPTVHIRDNLDLAPSAYRLTLMGVILAEAEIYPDRELAINPGQVFGTLNGITAKDPAFGLDAVWIELSNRPQAQSLGYTVVDASTVVATHLNQILSKHAHELIGHEEVQQLLAVLAKGSPKLAEELVPGVLSLSSLLKVLQALLAEQVPVRDIRSIAEAIANNAVKSQDTAALVQAVRVGLSRAIVQSIVGLESELPVITLEPRLEQILLNSLQKAGQGQEEGVLLEPSMAEKLQRSLIDAAQRQEMAGQPVILLVAGPIRAMLSRFGRLAVPNLHVLAYQEIPDNKQVTIVATVGPNG